One Pseudochaenichthys georgianus chromosome 4, fPseGeo1.2, whole genome shotgun sequence DNA window includes the following coding sequences:
- the her6 gene encoding hairy-related 6, translating to MPADMIEKNSSSPVAATPASMNTTPDKPKTASEHRKSSKPIMEKRRRARINESLGQLKTLILDALKKDSSRHSKLEKADILEMTVKHLRNLQRAQMTAALNTDPTVLGKYRAGFSECTNEVTRFLSTCEGVNTEVRTRLLGHLGSCMGQINAMNYPSQHQQHQHQLPPTGGPTHPSFGQSMVQIPNSPQQILPMNTVSCKGGSSPGNLSPDATKVYGGFQIVPANDGQFAFLIPNAAFAPNGPVIPVYANNVGTPVPVPAAVSPGVPSGNTDSVWRPW from the exons ATGCCTGCCGATATGATTGAAAAAAACTCATCCTCTCCGGTCGCAGCAACCCCGGCCAGCATGAATACAACTCCCGATAAACCCAAGACAGCCTCCGAACACAGAAAG TCATCCAAGCCAATTATGGAAAAGAGGAGAAGAGCCAGAATCAACGAGAGCTTGGGGCAGCTGAAAACTCTCATCCTGGATGCGCTCAAAAAAGAT AGCTCCAGACACTCTAAACTGGAGAAGGCGGACATCCTGGAGATGACTGTGAAGCATCTCCGGAACCTCCAGAGAGCTCAGATGACCG CTGCCCTCAACACCGACCCCACTGTTTTGGGAAAATATCGTGCCGGTTTCAGCGAGTGCACGAATGAAGTCACTCGGTTCCTGTCCACCTGCGAAGGTGTCAACACCGAGGTCAGGACGCGGCTCCTCGGTCACTTAGGCAGCTGCATGGGCCAGATCAACGCGATGAACTACCCCAGCCAGCATCAGCAGCACCAACACCAACTCCCCCCCACGGGCGGACCAACCCACCCCTCCTTTGGCCAGTCCATGGTGCAGATCCCCAACTCTCCCCAGCAAATCCTGCCCATGAACACGGTGTCCTGTAAAGGAGGCTCCTCGCCGGGCAATTTATCACCAGACGCCACCAAAGTGTACGGCGGTTTCCAGATCGTGCCTGCCAACGATGGACAGTTTGCATTCCTCATACCTAATGCGGCTTTTGCGCCAAACGGCCCTGTCATCCCCGTGTATGCAAACAATGTCGGCACGCCGGTCCCCGTCCCAGCTGCGGTGTCCCCCGGAGTCCCGTCGGGCAACACGGATTCAGTGTGGCGACCCTGGTGA